In Lagopus muta isolate bLagMut1 chromosome 6, bLagMut1 primary, whole genome shotgun sequence, one DNA window encodes the following:
- the KCNJ11 gene encoding ATP-sensitive inward rectifier potassium channel 11: MLSRKGIIPEEYVLTRLAEDVPDHARYRARERRARFVGKNGACNVAHKNIREQGRFLQDVFTTLVDLKWPHTLLIFTMSFLCSWLLFGMVWWLIAFAHGDLDHGTRLQRTPATEIPDGFVPCVTSIHSFTSAFLFSIEVQVTIGFGGRMVTEECPAAILVLIVQNIVGLVINAIMLGCIFMKTSQAHRRAETLIFSKHAVIALRNGKLCFMLRVGDLRKSMIISATIRMQVVKKTSSLEGEVVPLNQIDIQMENPVGGNSIFLVSPLIIYHVIDKNSPLYDISPSNLHHHEDLEIIVILEGVVETTGITTQARTSYLADEILWGQRFVPIVAEEDGQYSVDYSKFGNTVKVPTPSCTARQLEEDKSIMDTVPFSPRSTIRKRSIKLKPKFTISDEPS; the protein is encoded by the coding sequence ATGCTGTCGAGGAAGGGGATCATTCCCGAGGAGTACGTGCTGACCCGGCTGGCCGAGGATGTGCCGGATCACGCCCGGTACCGCGCCCGGGAGCGGCGGGCACGCTTCGTGGGCAAGAACGGCGCCTGCAACGTGGCCCACAAAAACATCCGGGAGCAGGGCCGGTTCCTCCAGGACGTCTTCACCACGTTGGTGGACCTCAAGTGGCCCCACACGCTGCTCATCTTCACCATgtccttcctctgcagctggctgctctTCGGCATGGTCTGGTGGCTCATCGCCTTCGCCCACGGAGACCTGGACCACGGCACCCGGCTGCAGCGCACCCCAGCCACGGAGATCCCGGACGGCTTTGTGCCCTGCGTGACCAGCATCCACTCCTTCACCTCCgccttcctcttctccatcgAGGTGCAGGTGACGATCGGCTTCGGAGGGCGCATGGTGACGGAGGAGTGCCCGGCCGCCATCCTGGTGCTGATTGTGCAGAACATCGTGGGGCTGGTGATCAACGCCATCATGCTGGGCTGCATCTTCATGAAGACCTCGCAAGCCCACCGCCGTGCCGAGACCCTCATCTTCAGCAAGCACGCGGTCATCGCCCTGCGCAATGGCAAGCTGTGCTTCATGCTGCGGGTGGGCGACCTCCGGAAGAGCATGATCATCAGTGCCACCATCCGCATGCAGGTGGTGAAGAAGACCTCCAGCCTGGAGGGGGAAGTGGTGCCCCTCAACCAGATCGACATCCAGATGGAGAACCCCGTGGGGGGCAACAGCATCTTCCTCGTCTCCCCGCTCATCATCTACCACGTGATAGACAAGAACAGCCCCCTCTACGACATCTCCCCCTCGAACCTTCACCACCACGAGGACCTGGAGATCATCGTCATCTTGGAAGGGGTGGTGGAGACGACTGGCATCACCACGCAAGCCAGAACCTCGTACCTGGCGGATGAAATCCTCTGGGGCCAGAGGTTTGTGCCCATCGTGGCCGAGGAAGATGGGCAATACTCTGTGGACTACTCTAAATTTGGTAACACGGTGAAAGTGCCCACCCCTTCGTGCACTGccaggcagctggaggaggacaAGAGCATTATGGACACAGTGCCATTTTCCCCTAGAAGTACCATAAGGAAGAGATCTATCAAGCTAAAGCCCAAGTTCACCATATCTGACGAGCCTTCCTGA